From the genome of candidate division WOR-3 bacterium, one region includes:
- a CDS encoding ferritin family protein — translation MRELTPLEVYGIAIRSEISARDYYERLKNRLKKDMAPLREKLEFLKGEEEKHLRLLTSLYQKAFPKIPLRLPKKSIAPLPKIPLKGKISLSYLLEKAMAAELASEEFYKSAEEKSEEENTRKVFSYLASMEKGHYFLLKAEYDLINTFADYDSFKKFSLEHLGP, via the coding sequence ATGAGAGAACTAACACCCTTAGAAGTTTACGGGATAGCGATCCGCTCCGAGATTTCGGCTCGGGATTATTACGAAAGGTTGAAAAATCGGTTAAAAAAAGATATGGCACCCTTACGGGAAAAATTGGAATTTCTGAAAGGGGAAGAGGAAAAGCACCTCCGCCTTCTCACTTCCCTTTACCAAAAGGCTTTCCCCAAAATCCCCCTGCGTCTTCCTAAAAAAAGTATCGCCCCTTTGCCCAAAATTCCCTTAAAGGGGAAAATCTCTCTTTCCTATCTTTTAGAGAAGGCGATGGCCGCCGAACTCGCCTCCGAAGAATTCTACAAGTCCGCCGAAGAAAAATCCGAAGAGGAAAATACGAGAAAGGTTTTTTCCTATCTTGCCAGTATGGAAAAGGGGCACTATTTCCTCTTAAAAGCGGAATACGATTTAATCAATACCTTCGCCGATTATGATTCCTTTAAGAAATTTTCTTTGGAACATTTAGGACCTTAA